GATTCTCCGCCAACCAAGTCACGCACATTCTCCAATCCCGTAATATCGTATTCTGTAATTTCCCGTGGTTCATACATTTTATTCCATTCACCGGAAATATCAATCCCATCGATAACGACATTATCTTTTTGAATCCACTTTTCGTATTTATGTTCAGACATACTCTATCCTTGTTTAGACAGGATAACAGGATTGACAAGATAAGAAAATAAAAGTTTGTATATTTTTATCATGTTTTTCAACCTATTTCTCTGTCGATTAATTTTATCCTGTAATCCAGTTTAATCTAATATTCTAACTTTTCGTTTAATTTCTACTTTTTTCTCACCAAAATTTATGAGAAGTCCTACATCCTTTTTAGTCGAAGTAAGATAATTTACCAATTGGACTTCATGAGATTTAGCCAAAGTTCGAATTGATTTATACTCAACTATAACTTCTCCCATAACAAGTTTATCCACAAAATATTCTCCAACTATTTGGTTTTCATAGTAAACAGTTATGGCCTTTTCCATTTCGTATTTCAAACCAATTTTATCCATCTCAATCGCCATACATTTTGCATAAACTGATTCCAAGTATCCGAAACCCATCGTGTTATACACTTTGTATGCGCATCCAATTATCTGTTCTGTTAATTCTTCGTATTTCATTTTTTAATAGACGGGATTACAGTATTTGCAGGATAAGAAAATACCGTTCCGTAATTATTTTTTATCTGCTGGTTTATTTCAATTATTATTTTCAAGCCATTTTTCTTTTTTTTAGTTTTTTATAATCCTGTTTTATCCTGTAATCCTGTAATCCTGTCCAACTTATATACACCCAAAACTCTTTGGGCTAATTCTGATAATTCGGGTAAAATTCTATTGAATTCTTGAGAAAGTTTGACACGGAAAACGGTATACATATAAACGGCATACACACATGCGAGAAATACATCTGTCCCAAATAAACCTTTCCCTGAATCGGAAAATCCAATACTGTGCCCCACTGCATTGACCAAAGCCAATGATTGTCCCACTTTACCATAAATTTCACCATCGGATTGCCCAGATAGGTCTACACCTTCTTGAACAATTAATGGCAGTGAGCCGGTTCCTGTTTTTGAATCCCATATCCAATTGGTCCATAGCCAATATTTCTTCGGATTGGAAAAATGCAAGAGTTCGCTGGCAAAATTCACACGCATGGGGCCGTCCAACTTGTCCACTGAATCAATGAATCTATTAAAGCGTAGATCAATGTTATCATCGCTATATAACAAATCAGTTATGGATTGTTGAAGCGATTCAAATCCGTTGGCTTTTAAGATGCGATTCGCTTTCCGTTTTATGGAAAAGATCGAACCGACCAGTTGACAAAATTCATTTTCTGTCAAATCAGAAATATGATCTTCTGATAATAAATCAGAAAATAAATTGGCCTTTTTTTCCAACTTTAAGCCAATATCTTCTAATTCAGTAGAAGTCGCTAATTTGGTAGCTTCTTTCATGAATTCCATAGCTGCTTCTGAATCCACCACTTCTTGAATACTTACATTATCGTAAAGCATTTAGGCAGACTGTAGTTCAGATTTCCTTAAAAACGCGCAAGCTTTCATTACCGCAGATCCACCCATAGAGATGGAATCTTCCAAATCTGCAGGTCCAGCAGCAGCACCTGCTACAAATACACCCGGCACTTTAGTTTGAACTGTATTCAAAGCACCACCAGTGGTTTCAATGAATCCATGTGATTCCAATGGCAATTTAAATGTGCCGGCCATTTCGGTCGTTCCTTTACTCGGCTCCATTCCCACGGATAATACAACCATGTCCATTGGGATTTCCATTGGGCGACCCATGGTAGTATCTTCACCTTTGACTAACAGTTTGGCTCCACGTTTAGTGATTTCTGTCACGATACCGCGAATAAAATTCACATTCTTTTCTTCCTGGGCCTTCCAATAGATTTCATCTTCCCAGAAGCCATACATACGCATATCAATGTAAAAAACGAAAACACGTGTTTCAGGTAAAATATCTCGAATTTCAATCGCTTGTTTGCATGCTATTCCACAACATACTTTTGAGCACCATTGATTTCCAATTTGACGATCACGACTTCCCACACATTGGATAAAACAGATTTGTTCTGGTTTTTTACCCGTGGATGGCACAAGAAAATTGTCTTCTTTCAACATTTTTTCAGCATCCACCAAAGTGATCACATCATCATGCTCATAATAACCATACATTTGTGTTTCTTTGCCCGGATCGAAATGCTGGAATCCAGTGGATACAATCACAGACCCAACATCCACCACTTCTTCATTGGAACCATTTTGCAAAGTTACTTTCAAATTTGGCGCATCGCCTTCAGATCCAATCACCGATGTATTCAATCGAATATCCACCAACGGATTATCCGTAATGGCATCCACCATTTCTCCCATAGCTTCTTCAGCGCTTCTCATATCCGGCGTTAATGCTGCATAATGTGCAGAAATGGGGTTACCACCCAATACATCGGATTTATCCACCAAAATGGCATGATATCCAAGGTCTGCAATTCCACGAGTGGCTTCCAATCCAGCGGGGCCACCCCCAATAACTAAAATTGGTTTATTTGACATCTGCATCCTCCCAGGTCATAAAATCAAGTTCGCCACTTTCGATTCGTTCGGCAATGGCTTCAAATTCGCCCCATGCTTTCTTATGGTCAATTCCCATCTTTTCAAGCAAAGGTTTATTATCAACGCCGTGCCAGTGTAACTGACACACATTATACGGATGTGCTCCCATGGCTAATGCTGCAAATTGCGCATCAGACAAAACAGGAATGCCCACATTTCTCCCATGAGCTTGTGCTGCAAATTGACTTTTATCCAATGTGGTTACACAACCCGTGTCATGAGTAATGGTCACATCCGGATCTGCTTCTTCTTTCATCCGTTCAATTTTTCGTATAGTAGAAAAGGATCGTGAAAAATCTCGACTCACCAAAATATGGCGAAATCCAAATCCACAGCAATCGTGCCAAGTGGAATAATCCGCCGCCGTGGCACCTAATGCTTCCACGAGCCCCGTTACAATAGCCGTTCGTTGACCATCATATAATTCCCTATCATAAATTGCATCTTCCACCACCAATTTATGATAATGACAAGCAGGATGAACTGTTGTGGTAATATTTCTAAAATCAACAACTTGCCGTTCTGCTATACGATGTCGCATCACATGAATCCATTCAGAATAATGAACAATTTCTTCTGGAAAGACAAATGGCATTTTCAAACGATCCATAATTCGGCGGACTTGGTCCCGTAATTCAGGATGATGGATGATTTCTTCCCGTGTTTCTTTATAATGCCCAAAACTTGTTCCACAGTGAATGAGTGGAAAATACCCATCCAATTTTGCCTGGGCGAAATTTCTTACAGCAATCGCCGCTTGAGCTGCAGGATTTGATGTGGATGAAGCATAATAATTCCAAGCCGTGCAGGAAGATTGATCTTTTGGATCATAATAATCCAATCCAAATTGACGATGTAACCAGAATATTGCGGTAGAATATCCGGGAATATGTCCGCACTGCCCACAGGATTTATGATGCCACGTATGTTCAATGGGGATTTTTTTCTTTCGGCCATATTTTGTTTCTACTTCCACAATTGGTTCTGGCACACGATGGACTTCTAATTCGCCTTTCGCTTCCAATTCAAATAATTTTTCCCGATAATCTTCCGTTGGCGGTTTCCCATCACGGACAAATTCTCTTAAAGGAACTTTAGATTCCGTATGAACCGCTGGCGCTTGTGTTGTTGTTTCCATATAATTCCCTTTATTCTTCTAAAACATTTTCAAAATCATCAATATCATATCCATTGTCGTCCAATAATTCTTCCATCACCTCTTCTAAAATCATGTATATACCTTCATCGATGCCTTCAATGAGCTCCAAATTCCCGGTCAATTTCCAAATCATGTATAATTCTAATCGCGTTTTTTCTGAAACATCCCAAGCCAGTTCAGTGGTATGAAGTGTTTCTGGTGGAATTGCACGACGCCAAACATCCAAATTTTCTGCAACGGCCTTTACATCTGTTCCCCAATCTGGGAAAAAGTCTGGCTGAAGCATATCTGGCGCCACTTGCGTTCCAGTGGACATAACCTTGTAAATAATTCTACTATATGCTTTAAGGGCATCTTTTGCAGATTGCATACCGGCACGAACCGCTGCATCTCGCATCATAAGAATAATTCCACCTGGATTGTTTTCTCTGGGACATCGTGTGCAAGAATAACATTGAGAACAATCCCAAACGCTGTCATTCAATAATTCATAAAACGTATCCACATCTTCTCTTGCCATAATTTGAGCAAAAACCCGTGGACTAAAATCGTAAAACCGGGCAGATGGACATGCAGCCACACAAATGCCACATTCATAGCATCCATATAAATTGTGATCATAACGCATGTCATCTTTCACTTCTTTGAAGAGCTTTAATTTCTCTTCATAAGGGACATCCATGTATTTAGCATCTGTATAAATTGACATCTTAATTCCTATTTTTTTTGACACGAAGACACGAAGACTCTAATTGAGTTTTGATATTTTTTGACCCCTTTGTGTTTCCCCAATAACAGGGGAAAATATTTGGTTTCATTTCAACTTTCATTTCTTTGTGTCTTTGAGCCTTTGTGGCTATTTTCTAATTCTAAAAAATCTTTTTCTAATTGGTCGACTTTCGGTAATCCCACAATCCGTTTTATTTCTATTTCATTTTTATAAAATATCATTGTTGGAATTGTTTTGATTCCCACCTTCTGCGCTATTGAAAGCCCAGTCTTATTTTCCAATTTGACCGTTTCCAAATTTAAATTGCCATGAGCTTCAGATAAAGCCCACGCCATCTCCACAGCAGGACCACATCCCCCGCAAGCAGGATGTGTAAAAATACGAAGAGTCATTTTGGCCAAGGCACATCAAGGCTTTGTTTTAGCCTTCAAATCCTTCACAATGGATGCATTCACCCATTTCTTTTTCTGTCATATAACCATCAAATCCAGAAATTGCATC
The Candidatus Neomarinimicrobiota bacterium DNA segment above includes these coding regions:
- a CDS encoding GxxExxY protein, translated to MKYEELTEQIIGCAYKVYNTMGFGYLESVYAKCMAIEMDKIGLKYEMEKAITVYYENQIVGEYFVDKLVMGEVIVEYKSIRTLAKSHEVQLVNYLTSTKKDVGLLINFGEKKVEIKRKVRILD
- a CDS encoding CoB--CoM heterodisulfide reductase iron-sulfur subunit A family protein; translation: MSNKPILVIGGGPAGLEATRGIADLGYHAILVDKSDVLGGNPISAHYAALTPDMRSAEEAMGEMVDAITDNPLVDIRLNTSVIGSEGDAPNLKVTLQNGSNEEVVDVGSVIVSTGFQHFDPGKETQMYGYYEHDDVITLVDAEKMLKEDNFLVPSTGKKPEQICFIQCVGSRDRQIGNQWCSKVCCGIACKQAIEIRDILPETRVFVFYIDMRMYGFWEDEIYWKAQEEKNVNFIRGIVTEITKRGAKLLVKGEDTTMGRPMEIPMDMVVLSVGMEPSKGTTEMAGTFKLPLESHGFIETTGGALNTVQTKVPGVFVAGAAAGPADLEDSISMGGSAVMKACAFLRKSELQSA
- a CDS encoding heterodisulfide reductase subunit B, whose translation is METTTQAPAVHTESKVPLREFVRDGKPPTEDYREKLFELEAKGELEVHRVPEPIVEVETKYGRKKKIPIEHTWHHKSCGQCGHIPGYSTAIFWLHRQFGLDYYDPKDQSSCTAWNYYASSTSNPAAQAAIAVRNFAQAKLDGYFPLIHCGTSFGHYKETREEIIHHPELRDQVRRIMDRLKMPFVFPEEIVHYSEWIHVMRHRIAERQVVDFRNITTTVHPACHYHKLVVEDAIYDRELYDGQRTAIVTGLVEALGATAADYSTWHDCCGFGFRHILVSRDFSRSFSTIRKIERMKEEADPDVTITHDTGCVTTLDKSQFAAQAHGRNVGIPVLSDAQFAALAMGAHPYNVCQLHWHGVDNKPLLEKMGIDHKKAWGEFEAIAERIESGELDFMTWEDADVK
- a CDS encoding heterodisulfide reductase subunit C encodes the protein MSIYTDAKYMDVPYEEKLKLFKEVKDDMRYDHNLYGCYECGICVAACPSARFYDFSPRVFAQIMAREDVDTFYELLNDSVWDCSQCYSCTRCPRENNPGGIILMMRDAAVRAGMQSAKDALKAYSRIIYKVMSTGTQVAPDMLQPDFFPDWGTDVKAVAENLDVWRRAIPPETLHTTELAWDVSEKTRLELYMIWKLTGNLELIEGIDEGIYMILEEVMEELLDDNGYDIDDFENVLEE
- a CDS encoding thioredoxin family protein, with the protein product MTLRIFTHPACGGCGPAVEMAWALSEAHGNLNLETVKLENKTGLSIAQKVGIKTIPTMIFYKNEIEIKRIVGLPKVDQLEKDFLELENSHKGSKTQRNES